One Defluviitoga tunisiensis genomic window carries:
- the secY gene encoding preprotein translocase subunit SecY, translated as MFKAFRDAFKIPELRQRILFTLIALIAFRVGIYIPIPGINVQAWQAALGGASAGAIGGFIGFFNVFAGGALSNLSIFVLSVTPYITASIIFQLLAAVIPSLKEMLQEGESGRKKFEFYTRITTIVLAFGQGLLMAFAAKNYKSPNISSGLFIFLSTVSIAAGTMFLLWLGEIITEKGIGNGVSILIFAGIVSSYPTYAVEALIGLTPLEWVLLIAIAIFIVISVVAVQLAERRVNIQYAKRVVGTKVYGGSSTYLPIKVNGGGVMPIIFASAIMTLPSMIAGITPTPVDDKLFAVGSALYLVLYGLLIFFFTFFYSSVVMDPTEVADNIKNYGGFIPGIRPGKPTVNYISTITNRINFIGAVFLVIIALVPYLIRGASGMQQIWIGGTSTLIAVGVALDIVQQMEQHMMLRQYEGFLRKGRLRGGR; from the coding sequence ATGTTTAAAGCCTTTAGAGATGCTTTTAAAATACCTGAATTAAGACAAAGAATATTATTTACTTTGATTGCCTTGATTGCTTTTAGAGTAGGTATTTATATCCCTATTCCTGGTATTAATGTCCAGGCATGGCAAGCTGCTTTAGGAGGAGCTTCCGCAGGAGCAATAGGTGGATTTATAGGTTTTTTTAATGTCTTTGCAGGTGGAGCATTAAGTAATTTATCTATATTTGTCCTTTCAGTAACACCATATATTACAGCTTCAATTATTTTTCAGTTGTTAGCTGCCGTAATTCCAAGTTTGAAAGAAATGCTTCAAGAAGGAGAAAGCGGCAGAAAAAAGTTTGAATTCTATACCAGAATAACAACAATAGTTTTAGCTTTTGGTCAAGGTCTATTAATGGCATTCGCTGCAAAAAATTATAAATCTCCAAACATATCAAGTGGTCTTTTCATTTTTTTGTCAACTGTGTCGATAGCCGCTGGTACCATGTTCTTATTGTGGCTGGGAGAAATAATCACTGAGAAAGGTATAGGAAATGGAGTATCTATACTAATTTTTGCTGGAATTGTTTCAAGTTATCCTACTTATGCTGTTGAGGCTCTTATAGGTTTAACACCTTTGGAATGGGTTTTACTAATTGCTATAGCTATATTCATTGTAATATCAGTTGTTGCTGTACAGCTAGCAGAACGAAGAGTAAACATACAGTATGCAAAAAGGGTTGTTGGAACAAAAGTATATGGTGGATCAAGTACCTATTTACCAATTAAAGTAAATGGCGGTGGAGTTATGCCTATAATTTTTGCATCAGCTATAATGACTTTACCTAGCATGATTGCAGGAATTACTCCAACACCGGTTGATGACAAATTATTTGCAGTAGGTTCTGCTCTATATCTAGTCCTATATGGATTACTTATTTTCTTTTTTACATTTTTTTACAGTTCAGTTGTTATGGATCCAACTGAAGTTGCTGACAATATAAAAAATTATGGAGGCTTTATCCCGGGTATAAGACCGGGTAAACCAACTGTCAATTACATCTCGACTATTACTAATAGAATTAACTTTATTGGAGCTGTTTTCCTTGTTATCATTGCTCTAGTCCCTTATCTAATTCGTGGTGCATCTGGAATGCAACAAATCTGGATTGGAGGAACTAGCACATTAATAGCTGTAGGAGTAGCATTAGATATAGTACAACAAATGGAACAACATATGATGTTAAGACAATATGAAGGATTCCTAAGAAAAGGCAGACTACGCGGAGGGAGATGA
- a CDS encoding adenylate kinase, with translation MKLLFFGPPGAGKGTQAKKVSEIFKIEHISTGDILREAVNKGSELGKKVKTIIDKGELVPDEIMNELVKEKIKDLDSFILDGYPRTIEQAKSLDRTLKELNKQIDAVVLIDVPEEEIVKRISSRRVCPNCGKVYNLITLKPKNDELCDNCGTNIIQRNDDREEIVRERYKIYQRNTYPVIEFYRKNNTIITIDGSKDVEEVTKELFNMLRRFRKNDNN, from the coding sequence ATGAAATTATTGTTTTTTGGACCTCCGGGTGCTGGTAAAGGTACTCAAGCAAAAAAAGTTTCAGAAATATTTAAAATAGAACATATATCTACTGGAGACATCCTCCGAGAGGCTGTTAATAAGGGAAGCGAATTGGGTAAAAAAGTTAAAACAATAATCGATAAAGGAGAACTAGTTCCTGATGAAATAATGAACGAATTAGTTAAAGAAAAAATTAAGGATTTAGATTCTTTTATTCTAGACGGTTATCCAAGAACTATAGAACAAGCAAAATCCTTAGATAGAACATTGAAAGAACTAAATAAACAAATAGACGCTGTTGTATTAATAGATGTTCCAGAAGAAGAAATAGTAAAAAGGATAAGTAGCAGAAGAGTATGTCCTAATTGTGGAAAAGTATACAATTTGATTACACTAAAACCAAAAAATGATGAACTCTGTGATAATTGTGGGACAAATATCATTCAACGAAACGATGATAGAGAAGAAATAGTTAGAGAAAGATATAAAATATATCAAAGAAACACTTATCCTGTAATAGAATTTTATAGAAAAAATAACACAATTATTACAATAGACGGGTCCAAAGATGTTGAAGAAGTTACAAAAGAATTGTTTAATATGCTAAGGAGATTTCGCAAAAATGATAATAATTAA
- the infA gene encoding translation initiation factor IF-1, protein MAKKKDVIVMQGNILESLPNATFRVKLDNGHEIIAHISGKMRKNFIKLLPGDRVTVEVSIYDLNKGRIVRREKLNKP, encoded by the coding sequence TTGGCTAAAAAAAAAGATGTTATCGTGATGCAAGGCAACATATTAGAATCTCTACCAAATGCAACATTTAGAGTCAAATTAGATAATGGTCATGAGATAATTGCCCATATCTCTGGCAAAATGAGAAAAAATTTTATTAAATTACTACCTGGAGATAGGGTGACGGTAGAAGTATCTATATATGATCTAAATAAAGGTAGAATAGTTAGAAGAGAAAAATTAAATAAACCATAA
- the map gene encoding type I methionyl aminopeptidase, whose translation MIIIKTDEEIEKMRRAGIKLARLLDDLLPDIIKEGVDGETVEKYVLEYFRKENATPTFKGYLGYKYAINFSVNEEVVHGFPLKSKILKNGDIVSVDCGLTYEGYIADAARTYIIGYVSKREQELVEATRESLYLGIEKAVIGNTIGDIGSTIQYYIENKGFSVIREYVGHGVGRKLHEDPQIPNYGKPGRGPKIRKNMTLAIEPMVAMGNYEVQILPDGWTAITKDRSKAAHFEHTIAITSNGPEILTKL comes from the coding sequence ATGATAATAATTAAAACCGATGAAGAGATCGAGAAAATGAGACGGGCTGGAATAAAGCTTGCCCGTCTCCTTGATGATTTACTTCCTGATATAATAAAAGAAGGGGTTGACGGTGAAACAGTAGAAAAATATGTCCTTGAGTATTTTAGAAAAGAAAATGCAACCCCTACGTTTAAAGGATACCTAGGATACAAATATGCTATTAATTTTTCAGTGAATGAAGAAGTAGTCCATGGATTCCCTTTAAAAAGTAAAATCCTAAAAAACGGGGATATAGTATCTGTAGATTGTGGATTAACCTATGAAGGATACATCGCGGATGCTGCCAGAACCTATATAATTGGGTATGTTAGTAAAAGAGAACAAGAATTAGTCGAAGCAACAAGAGAATCTTTGTATCTTGGGATAGAAAAAGCAGTAATTGGAAATACTATTGGAGACATAGGTAGTACCATACAATATTACATTGAAAATAAAGGTTTTTCTGTAATTAGAGAGTATGTTGGACATGGTGTTGGAAGAAAATTACATGAAGATCCACAAATACCAAATTACGGAAAACCTGGAAGAGGACCAAAAATTCGAAAAAATATGACATTAGCTATAGAACCAATGGTAGCAATGGGAAACTATGAAGTTCAAATTCTTCCAGATGGCTGGACGGCTATCACAAAAGATAGATCAAAAGCTGCTCATTTTGAACATACTATAGCTATAACCTCAAATGGTCCTGAAATATTGACAAAATTATAA
- the rplX gene encoding 50S ribosomal protein L24: MKKIKKGDTVLVISGKDKGKKSKVLKVLPNENKVVVDNVNIVKKHQRPTQQIREGGIIEQPKPIHISKVMLICPNCEKQTRIGFKFLENGTKVRYCKKCGEIVEKV, from the coding sequence ATGAAAAAAATAAAAAAAGGCGACACAGTCCTTGTAATTTCAGGAAAAGATAAAGGAAAGAAAAGCAAAGTTTTAAAAGTTCTTCCAAATGAAAATAAAGTTGTTGTAGACAATGTAAATATTGTAAAAAAGCATCAAAGACCAACTCAACAAATTAGAGAAGGCGGAATTATTGAACAACCTAAACCTATTCACATATCTAAAGTCATGTTAATATGTCCTAATTGTGAAAAACAAACAAGAATAGGTTTTAAATTTCTAGAAAACGGCACTAAAGTTAGATATTGTAAAAAATGTGGAGAAATAGTAGAAAAAGTATAA
- the rpsM gene encoding 30S ribosomal protein S13 — translation MARILGVEIPDNKALFVGLTYIYGIGRKTAFDILNAVGIDPNKKAKDLSDDEISKITHYINDNYKVEGELRQEVNNNIKRLIDIGSYRGRRHKAGLPVRGQKTHANARTRKGPRLTKIKKK, via the coding sequence ATGGCACGTATCTTGGGTGTTGAGATACCAGATAATAAAGCATTATTTGTAGGACTAACTTACATTTACGGCATAGGTAGAAAAACAGCATTTGATATATTGAATGCTGTTGGTATAGATCCAAACAAAAAAGCTAAAGATCTAAGTGACGATGAAATATCTAAAATCACTCATTATATAAATGACAACTACAAAGTTGAAGGAGAACTAAGACAAGAAGTAAATAATAACATTAAACGATTGATCGATATTGGAAGCTATCGTGGAAGAAGGCACAAGGCTGGGTTGCCTGTAAGAGGTCAAAAAACGCATGCCAATGCTAGAACTCGAAAAGGTCCAAGACTAACTAAAATAAAGAAAAAGTAG
- the rpmD gene encoding 50S ribosomal protein L30, translating to MANLKIKLVRGRAGKNKRQLATLDALGLTKKDKEVIKPDNPQIRGMIKKVEHLVEYEEVEE from the coding sequence ATGGCAAACTTAAAAATCAAACTAGTAAGGGGTCGAGCTGGAAAAAACAAAAGACAATTAGCTACACTTGATGCCTTAGGACTTACAAAAAAAGATAAAGAAGTTATAAAACCGGATAATCCACAAATTCGAGGAATGATAAAAAAAGTTGAACATTTGGTAGAATATGAAGAAGTCGAGGAATAA
- the rpmC gene encoding 50S ribosomal protein L29, which translates to MRISEIRELTDEELNRELDNLKEKLFQLRFQLEIGQLKNVSSIKLVKKDIARVKTVLKERELGIRR; encoded by the coding sequence ATGAGAATCTCTGAAATAAGAGAATTAACAGATGAAGAGCTCAATCGAGAATTAGATAACTTAAAAGAGAAGTTATTCCAATTGAGATTCCAATTAGAAATTGGACAATTAAAAAATGTTTCAAGTATTAAGTTAGTCAAAAAGGACATTGCACGAGTCAAAACCGTCCTCAAAGAAAGGGAACTTGGAATAAGGAGGTAG
- the rpmJ gene encoding 50S ribosomal protein L36, translated as MKVRASVKKRCENCRIIKRGGRVWVVCSKNPNHKQRQG; from the coding sequence ATGAAAGTTAGAGCATCAGTAAAAAAAAGATGTGAAAACTGTCGTATAATCAAAAGAGGAGGAAGGGTTTGGGTTGTATGTTCAAAAAATCCTAACCACAAACAAAGACAAGGTTAA
- the rpsK gene encoding 30S ribosomal protein S11 codes for MAKKGVQQKSKKKKAAPEKAVVHIHSTFNNTIITLTDTEGRPIIWSSSGSVGFKGTKKGTPYAAQLASDRLAKEALSLGVKRVDVYVKGPGSGRESAIRALQAAGLNVETIKDVTPIPHNGCRPKKKRF; via the coding sequence ATGGCAAAAAAAGGAGTTCAACAAAAAAGCAAAAAGAAAAAAGCAGCTCCTGAAAAGGCTGTTGTGCATATTCACTCAACATTTAATAATACTATAATAACTTTGACCGACACTGAAGGAAGACCTATAATTTGGTCAAGCAGCGGTAGTGTTGGTTTTAAAGGAACAAAAAAAGGGACTCCATATGCAGCTCAGTTGGCATCAGATAGACTAGCTAAAGAAGCTCTTTCTCTTGGTGTCAAAAGAGTTGATGTTTATGTTAAAGGTCCTGGTTCCGGAAGAGAATCGGCGATAAGGGCTTTACAAGCTGCTGGTTTAAACGTTGAAACAATAAAAGATGTTACACCCATTCCTCATAACGGGTGTAGACCAAAAAAGAAGAGATTTTAA
- the rplE gene encoding 50S ribosomal protein L5, which translates to MTKEQYVPLKDLYKEVVVPSMMKDFNYKNELEVPKLVKIVVNMGVGEGSRNKAIIEKHAQELTQIVGQKAVITHAKKSIANFKLREGMPIGVKVTLRSWKMYNFLYKLTNIVLPKLRDFRGLPADSFDGRGNYTFGLPEQLIFPEIRPDDINRIQGMDVTIVTTAKTNEEARKLLEYYGFPLKRS; encoded by the coding sequence ATGACAAAAGAACAATATGTCCCTTTAAAAGATTTATATAAAGAAGTGGTTGTACCTTCCATGATGAAGGACTTCAACTATAAAAATGAACTTGAAGTTCCCAAACTTGTAAAAATAGTTGTTAACATGGGAGTAGGAGAAGGGTCTAGAAACAAAGCAATTATAGAAAAACATGCCCAAGAACTAACCCAGATTGTCGGACAAAAAGCAGTGATAACTCATGCTAAAAAGAGTATTGCTAATTTTAAACTCAGAGAAGGAATGCCCATAGGAGTAAAAGTTACTTTAAGAAGTTGGAAAATGTACAATTTTTTGTATAAATTAACCAATATTGTTTTACCAAAACTTAGAGACTTTCGAGGATTACCGGCTGATTCTTTTGATGGAAGGGGCAATTACACTTTTGGGTTACCCGAACAACTAATATTCCCAGAAATTCGTCCAGATGATATTAATAGAATTCAGGGAATGGACGTAACCATAGTTACGACAGCCAAGACTAATGAAGAAGCTAGAAAACTTTTAGAATACTATGGTTTTCCTTTGAAAAGATCATAA
- the rplR gene encoding 50S ribosomal protein L18 has translation MIKPVDKKDLRKKRHLRVRKKISGTAEKPRLTVFKSNKHIYAQIIDDTIGRTLVSASTTEKEVKESLNNKTWDKNAANVVGKLIAQRAKEKGITTIVFDRSGYKYHGKVKALADAVRAEGIKF, from the coding sequence TTGATTAAGCCTGTAGACAAAAAAGACCTTAGAAAAAAAAGACATTTACGCGTTAGAAAGAAAATAAGTGGAACTGCTGAGAAACCTAGATTAACAGTGTTTAAAAGCAACAAACATATATATGCCCAAATAATTGATGATACAATTGGCAGAACTTTAGTATCTGCATCTACTACTGAAAAAGAAGTAAAAGAATCACTGAACAATAAAACATGGGATAAAAATGCTGCAAATGTAGTTGGAAAACTCATTGCACAAAGAGCTAAAGAAAAAGGTATCACAACAATAGTTTTTGATAGAAGCGGATACAAATACCATGGAAAAGTTAAAGCTCTCGCAGACGCTGTAAGAGCCGAAGGCATAAAGTTTTAG
- the rpsH gene encoding 30S ribosomal protein S8 — MWSDPIADMLTRIRNANSVYKESVEIPASNLKKSILDILKREGYILDYKFIDDGKQGILKVNLKYKGSRRDKKSAIEGIVRVSKAGRRVYVNSRSIPKVKGGLGIAILSTSKGLMTDKEARENNVGGEVICYVW; from the coding sequence ATGTGGAGTGATCCAATAGCAGATATGCTAACCAGAATAAGAAATGCTAACTCTGTCTATAAAGAAAGTGTAGAAATACCTGCCTCTAATTTAAAAAAATCTATTCTCGATATTTTAAAAAGAGAAGGATACATACTTGATTATAAATTTATAGACGATGGAAAACAAGGAATATTGAAAGTTAATTTAAAATATAAAGGTAGTAGGAGAGACAAAAAATCAGCTATTGAAGGAATAGTAAGAGTTTCAAAAGCGGGAAGAAGAGTATACGTTAACTCTCGAAGCATTCCAAAAGTCAAAGGTGGTTTAGGAATTGCTATCTTATCTACTTCAAAAGGGTTAATGACAGATAAGGAAGCAAGAGAAAATAACGTAGGTGGAGAAGTAATCTGCTATGTATGGTGA
- the rplF gene encoding 50S ribosomal protein L6, translating to MSKSRIADKPTVIPQNVQVLQEDNLVKVKGKNGELSLYLPKELEITIKDNELMVEGREEYIKRAADRKQITALRGTYTALIRNMIKGVTEGYQKELEVMGVGYRAQVQGNSLILNIGYSNPVVFEIPKGIVIEVPQPTKIIVKGIDKYQVGEVAARIRSLRKVNVYSGKGIKYVDEVVIRKKGKKV from the coding sequence ATGTCGAAATCAAGAATAGCTGATAAACCAACGGTTATACCACAAAATGTTCAAGTTTTACAAGAAGATAATTTAGTAAAGGTTAAAGGCAAAAATGGTGAATTATCATTATATCTACCCAAAGAACTTGAGATAACAATCAAAGACAATGAATTGATGGTTGAAGGTAGAGAAGAATATATTAAAAGAGCTGCTGACAGAAAGCAAATCACTGCATTAAGAGGCACTTATACTGCTCTCATAAGAAATATGATTAAGGGTGTTACTGAAGGCTATCAAAAAGAATTAGAAGTTATGGGAGTCGGATACAGGGCACAAGTCCAAGGCAACTCTTTAATATTAAATATAGGATATTCCAATCCAGTCGTTTTCGAAATACCTAAAGGAATAGTAATAGAAGTACCTCAACCAACCAAAATAATTGTTAAAGGCATAGATAAATACCAAGTTGGAGAAGTAGCTGCGAGAATAAGAAGCTTGAGAAAAGTCAACGTATATAGTGGAAAAGGTATCAAATATGTTGACGAAGTTGTTATAAGAAAGAAAGGTAAGAAAGTTTAA
- the rpsE gene encoding 30S ribosomal protein S5 gives MSENQKFKATDAANEFEERIIEIRRVSKVTKGGKTISFRAVSVVGNRNGKVGLGVGNAREVPQAIRKAVQNAHKNLIEVPVKNETIPYETLGKQDSSVVLLFPAGPGTGVIASSAVRAVVELAGINNILTKSIGSTNTINLAKATYNGLKELKSPKEIADLRDVSLKQVFYGAHKEV, from the coding sequence ATGTCAGAAAATCAAAAATTTAAAGCCACTGATGCGGCTAATGAGTTTGAAGAAAGAATAATAGAAATACGACGAGTTAGCAAAGTCACTAAAGGAGGAAAAACCATCTCCTTTAGAGCTGTTTCTGTAGTTGGAAATAGAAACGGAAAAGTGGGACTAGGAGTAGGAAACGCCAGAGAAGTTCCACAAGCTATAAGAAAAGCCGTTCAAAATGCTCATAAAAATTTGATAGAAGTCCCTGTAAAAAATGAAACTATTCCTTATGAAACTCTTGGAAAACAGGATTCATCGGTCGTTCTTCTATTCCCTGCTGGACCTGGTACAGGGGTTATTGCATCATCAGCGGTTAGAGCTGTTGTTGAATTAGCTGGGATTAACAATATTCTAACAAAATCAATTGGTTCTACAAACACAATCAATCTAGCTAAGGCTACTTACAATGGATTAAAAGAGCTAAAATCTCCCAAAGAAATAGCAGATCTTAGAGACGTATCTCTCAAACAAGTATTTTACGGTGCACATAAGGAGGTTTGA
- the rpsQ gene encoding 30S ribosomal protein S17: MSKKTIIGKVVSNKMDKTITVESDELVKHPKYEKYVRKTRRYHAHDENNECSLGDIVEIEESRKLSKTKSFVLKRIVRKSILSEEFETPEPVEEEMLEILGGDSDDSVGK; this comes from the coding sequence ATGTCAAAGAAAACAATCATTGGAAAAGTTGTTAGCAATAAAATGGACAAAACTATAACAGTTGAATCTGACGAACTTGTAAAACATCCAAAATATGAAAAATATGTGAGAAAAACAAGAAGATATCATGCACATGATGAAAATAATGAGTGCAGCCTTGGAGACATTGTTGAAATAGAAGAATCAAGAAAACTCTCTAAGACCAAATCATTTGTGCTAAAAAGAATAGTTCGAAAAAGTATTTTGTCAGAAGAATTTGAAACACCTGAGCCTGTTGAAGAAGAAATGCTAGAAATACTTGGAGGTGACTCCGATGATTCAGTTGGAAAGTAA
- the rpsD gene encoding 30S ribosomal protein S4, translating to MARYIGPVEKLSRRENINLYLKGKRSYTEKSSLRKRNFAPGQHGRQPKKLTQYGMQLRSKQALKRMYGLMERQFRNTFEEAERSRSGETGELLMQLLERRLDSVVFQMGFAPNRRTSRQMITHGHVLVNGKKVDIPSYRVKEGDVIQIKERSKNIQQVKDGLELVQEGYRNIPSWVTVDLENLRGTFDRIPKIEEMDVPVDLTNIIELYSK from the coding sequence ATGGCGAGATACATAGGTCCTGTTGAAAAACTTTCTAGACGAGAAAATATAAATCTTTATTTAAAAGGAAAAAGGAGCTATACTGAAAAGTCTTCTTTAAGAAAAAGAAATTTCGCTCCTGGCCAACACGGTAGACAACCAAAAAAGTTAACTCAATATGGCATGCAATTAAGGTCTAAACAGGCTTTAAAAAGAATGTATGGCTTAATGGAAAGACAGTTTAGAAACACATTTGAGGAAGCTGAAAGGAGCAGAAGTGGAGAAACTGGTGAACTTTTAATGCAACTTTTAGAAAGAAGATTAGACTCAGTGGTTTTTCAAATGGGTTTTGCTCCAAACAGAAGAACTTCCAGGCAAATGATTACCCATGGTCATGTATTAGTAAATGGGAAAAAAGTAGACATTCCTTCATATAGAGTAAAAGAAGGCGATGTTATTCAGATTAAAGAACGAAGTAAAAATATTCAACAAGTAAAAGATGGCTTAGAGCTAGTTCAAGAAGGTTATAGAAACATCCCATCCTGGGTTACTGTTGACCTTGAAAATCTCAGAGGCACATTTGATAGAATTCCAAAAATTGAAGAAATGGATGTTCCAGTCGATCTTACTAATATTATCGAGCTTTATTCAAAATAA
- a CDS encoding type Z 30S ribosomal protein S14 — MARKALIEKSKKTPKYKTRAYSRCKVCGRPRAVYREFGLCRICFREMALEGKLPGVKKASW; from the coding sequence ATGGCTAGAAAAGCCCTAATTGAAAAATCTAAAAAAACACCCAAATATAAAACAAGAGCTTATTCTAGATGCAAAGTATGTGGTAGGCCAAGAGCCGTTTATAGAGAATTTGGACTTTGTAGAATTTGTTTTAGAGAAATGGCGCTGGAAGGAAAACTTCCAGGTGTTAAAAAGGCAAGTTGGTAA
- the rplN gene encoding 50S ribosomal protein L14, whose product MIQLESKLNVADNSGAKVLKVIKVLGGFHKSKGTIGDVVVCSVREAIPHTNIKKGQIVKAVIVRTKKEVKRKDGTYIRFDDNAAVLIDKNNQPLGTRVFGPVAREVREKGYSKIASLAKEVW is encoded by the coding sequence ATGATTCAGTTGGAAAGTAAATTAAATGTTGCTGACAATTCAGGTGCTAAAGTGTTAAAAGTAATAAAAGTTTTAGGTGGCTTTCATAAATCTAAAGGAACTATTGGCGATGTTGTTGTATGTTCAGTTAGAGAAGCTATTCCTCATACAAATATAAAAAAAGGCCAAATAGTAAAGGCGGTTATTGTAAGAACAAAAAAAGAAGTAAAAAGAAAAGATGGAACATACATAAGATTTGACGATAATGCTGCAGTATTAATAGATAAAAATAATCAACCCCTTGGTACTAGAGTATTCGGGCCAGTTGCTCGAGAAGTTAGAGAAAAAGGTTATTCAAAAATAGCATCTCTAGCAAAGGAAGTCTGGTGA
- the rplO gene encoding 50S ribosomal protein L15, with protein sequence MSLKIEDLKPSEGSNKPKKRLGRGTGSGHGKTSGKGHKGEKARGKGKISKVFEGGQTNIIRRTPKYGFSNAPFKKEYSIVNVSTLEKYFSENEEVTPEILIDKKIIKTINDGIKILGKGEITKPLVVKAHQFSENAKEKIEAAGGKIEVIK encoded by the coding sequence ATGTCACTTAAAATAGAGGATTTAAAGCCTTCTGAAGGTTCTAATAAACCAAAAAAAAGATTAGGCAGAGGAACTGGTTCTGGTCATGGAAAAACATCAGGAAAAGGGCATAAAGGTGAAAAAGCCAGAGGAAAAGGCAAAATTAGTAAAGTTTTTGAAGGTGGTCAAACTAATATAATTAGAAGAACCCCAAAATATGGTTTTTCTAATGCACCTTTTAAAAAAGAATATAGTATTGTTAACGTTTCTACGTTAGAAAAATATTTCTCTGAGAATGAAGAAGTCACACCAGAAATACTAATAGATAAGAAAATTATTAAGACAATAAATGATGGAATTAAAATACTAGGAAAAGGAGAAATAACTAAACCTCTTGTCGTCAAAGCTCATCAGTTTTCTGAAAATGCCAAGGAAAAAATTGAAGCTGCTGGCGGCAAAATAGAGGTGATAAAATAA
- the rplP gene encoding 50S ribosomal protein L16 produces MLMPKRVKYRKQQRGTVKGMSKGGTLVHFGDWGLKAMENSWITAQQIEACRIAMVRTLKRSGKIWINIFPDKPVTSKGIGTRQGKGKGDVEGWVAVVKKGKVMFEIGGVDEKTAKEALQYAASKLPIRTKIVPRYEIGGEL; encoded by the coding sequence ATGTTGATGCCAAAAAGAGTAAAATATCGAAAACAACAAAGAGGAACAGTCAAAGGAATGTCCAAAGGTGGAACATTAGTACACTTTGGAGATTGGGGCTTAAAGGCAATGGAAAATTCATGGATAACAGCACAACAAATTGAAGCGTGCAGAATTGCAATGGTTAGAACTTTAAAAAGAAGCGGTAAAATATGGATTAATATATTCCCTGACAAGCCTGTTACATCAAAAGGAATAGGTACAAGGCAAGGTAAAGGAAAGGGCGACGTAGAAGGCTGGGTCGCCGTTGTAAAAAAAGGAAAAGTAATGTTTGAAATAGGTGGAGTTGATGAGAAAACAGCAAAAGAAGCTCTACAGTATGCTGCCTCCAAACTACCAATTAGAACAAAGATAGTACCAAGATATGAAATAGGAGGTGAGCTCTAA